In the genome of Aequorivita sp. H23M31, the window ATTTTGTGCGGAAAGCTTTAAAACTCGGATTTACCATCTTTCCCTATGAAACTATGGGAGGGGTGGACGGAAAGATAAGGGAACAGAATCAGGCAGATAATATTTATAGTATTCTTCAAAAACATCCAGAGGATAAAGCCTTGATTTATGTAGGCTACGGCCATAATCGTGAAGGTATTGTCCCCTATTGGGAGAAATCAATGGCCGAGCGGCTTAAAGATTTAACTGGTATCGATCCACTAACCATAGCCCAGGATAAATTTTCAGAAAAGAGTTCCAAAACCTTGAGCAATCCTTTGTTGGTAGAATTAAAATTAAAGGAGCCATCGGTTTTGTTGAACGATGACGATATTCCATATAAAACCGTTACAGATAGCAGTTGGACAGATATTACTGTTTTTCATCCTTTTACCAAATATATAAATGGGAGACCTGATTGGCTGTTCTATGATGGAAAGAAAAGTGTTTCTATAGATTTAAAAAGCATTACACTCTATTTCCCGATTATGTTGATGGCATTCAAAAGTGAAGAGGAAATTAAAAATGATGCTGTACCACTGGATATTTTGGAAGTTGAAAATAGAAATGAAAATCCGGTCCTAGTTTTAAATAAAGGTAGTTACGTGATAAAAGCAATAGATACAAAAAACTTTTACCAGTTGCTTACTATATCCATTAAATAGTCTATTACGGAGATTTATAAATTGAAACAAAGATTCAAATTTAGATTTTTACCCTCACTTTAGGCTAACTCAGGAAATCAACAGAATTAAATGTATTTTTAGTGCGAAAAGCAATATCCACATTTCGATTTCACAATATGACTAAAACAATCCTTTTCCTGGTTTGCACTTTCCTATCACTCGGTATTAATGCCCAAAGTATTATCGGCGCTTGGGAAGGTGCTCACACCTCAGAAGAAAGAGGAAACCTGAAAAGTGTTTTAATTGTTTCTGAGAAGCATCAATCTATAGCTGTCTATGACGCAGATACCGGAGCCTTTGTTTCTACCAATGGCGGTTCTTGGAAACTTGATGGCAATACTATGACCGAAACCGTGGAATTTGATTCAGCAAATCCTGAAAATGTGGGCAGGGAATTTAGTTTTGAGATTTCCTTAAAAGATTCTACCCTTGAAATCCCAGCAATGGGAATTACGTTGAAAAGAATTGATGATAATACCCCTGGAGTTTTACACGGTGCCTGGCTTATGTCTGGAAGAAACATAGAGGGAAAAACGGAATTAAGAGATACTGATACGCCCCGAAAGACAATGAAAATATTGTCTGGAACGCGTTTTCAATGGATTGCTTACAATACCGAAACGAAACAATTTATGGCTACCGGCGGTGGTACATATACCACTGAAGATGGCATTTATACCGAAAATATTGAATTTTTTTCTCGGGATAATTCCAGGGTAGGTCTCCAACTACAATTTGATTACGAAGTGCAGAATGGCAACTGGCATCACACCGGACTTTCCTCTAAAGGTGATCCCATTGACGAGTTCTGGAGCCCCAGGAAATGATTTAACCCAACATCAGAACCAAAAGCCAAGATGAGCGTACAAAGGGATATCCCCGAATTATTAAAAGCTGGAATTATTACTCCGGATACTGCAGAAAAGATTCGGCAGTACTACAAAAGCAAAGATGGATCTTCCTCCAATAGGCTTTTTCTAGCTTTCGGGATTTTGGGTGCACTGCTCATTGGATTGGGGATTATATTGATCATCGCCCACAATTGGGATGAACTTTCCACTAATACCAAAACATTTTTTTCTTTTTTACCCCTAGTTATTGCTCAGATTATTTGCGCTTTTGTATTGGTGAGAAAACCAACGAATAAAGTTTGGAAAGAAAGCGCAACCACCTTTCTCATTTTTGCTATTGGCGCTTGCAATTCACTTATTAGTCAGATTTACCATATTTCGGGAGATTTGAGTTCCTTCCTTCTTATTTGGCTGCTCCTTTCCCTTCCGCTTATTTATATCATGAAATCATCCATGGGGGCTCTATTGTACGTAATGGGAATTACCTACTATGTAATGGAACTGCGCTATTTTTCATATTTAAATTCAGATTCTCACTACTATTGGCTTTTGCTGCTCGCCGTACTTCCGCAGTACTTTATATTATTTAAAAAGCAGCCAAAGAGCAACTTTTTAATTATAGAAAACTGGCTCATTCCCTTATCACTAACCATTGCTCTTGCCACTGTTACTTCAGATTCGGGTTCATTAATCTTTATTGCATATTTCAGTCTTTTTGGGCTGCTTTATATTATTGGGAACAACTCGTTTTTTATCGATAAAAGTTTGAGGAACAATCCATACAAGGTGATTGGATCAATTGGAACTTTAATTCTATTGTTTATGGCGAGTTTTCAAGGATTTTGGACCGATTTGAACGGAGAAAAATATTCTTTCGGAAACTTAATTACCACTGGAGAATTCTGGGCATCTTTAGTTATTTCCGCGGGTGCATTGCTGTATTTATACAAGCAGCAAAAAGGCAGATCGTTTAGAGAGCTCCCGCCCTTTTCCATTATTTTCTTGCTCTTTATTCCCATTTTTATCCTGGGATATTTTTCACAAATTCCCGTAATTCTCATCAACCTGATTATTCTTGTGTTAAGCATACTCACGATTACTGAAGGGGCAAGACGAGGAAATCTTGGGATATTAAATTTTGGACTTTCCATTATTACCGTTTGGATAATAATCCGATTTATAAATAGCGATTTGAGTTTTATTATCCGTGGCTTATTACTGATGGTTATTGGTCTTGGTTTTTTTATTGCGAATTATCTGATGCTTAAAAGGAGAAAGAAAAATGACTAAGAAGCAGATTTTAATAACAGCGTTTATTGTCGTGGCAATGGTTCAACTGTTGGTCCCAGCAAAAATGATATGGGATAAGGAGAATATCTTGAAAACAGGAAAGGAATTCAAATTTGAGGTAGCCCCTGTCGATCCTACAGATTTATTTCGGGGAAAGTATATTATCCTTCAATTTAAAGAGAACAGCTTTCCGGTAAAATCTACAGAGGAGTGGCTTGAGGCCAAAGAAGTTTATGTGATCCTAAAACCCGATTCCGAGGGATTTGCAAAGATCCAATCCATCTCAAAGGTAAAACCTGATGATAATAAGGATTACGTAAAAGCAAAAGTGGATTACCTATCGGGAATGTATTCAAAAAACATAACTATCTCCTACCCTTTCCACAAGTTTTATATGGAAGAAACCAAAGCTCCTGAAGCGGAATGGGCCTATCACGAATCCGCAAGAGATTCCACCCAAAATGTATATGCATTGGTCGCCATTAAAAAAGGTGAGGCCGTAATTAAGAATGTTTTTATTGATGGCATTCCTATTAAAGAAGTTGTGGAGCGCAATCGGGAGGAAAATCATTTCAATTAGATATGAAATCTAATTCCCATATAATTCATCGACGTGCATCATATAAGTGGCGATGGAATTCATTTCCACATCCGAAATATTCTTTAAAAAGCCTTCAATGTTCTCCTGCATTATAGCAATTTGTTCAGGATCTGTAGCTACGATGGGTTTGCTATTCCCTTTTAAAAACGAAACAATATCCCCGTCTTTTTCTTTATAGACTGCCACGATTTCCTTAACACTCGGACCTTTTTTTACACGGTTAACATCATGGCAGGTGATGCACTTCTTCTCAGAAAAGAGTCTGTTGCCTAAAAAGATTTGAGAATCCATACTCAATTCTCCACGTTCCGGCGGAGCTACTTCCACGGTATTAATTCTTTTTTCAGATTTACAACTTATTAGGAGTAGAATTAAGGAAAGATAAGAAATCAGTTTCATAATATAAGATAGTTAGGTCGCATTAAATATAGTAAAAAGGAAAACTGATTTGCAAATTATAGGACAAATAAATCTTTTTTAAAAGGTGTATTATTTATTTTTTATTTTTATTGAGTATTATTTAATCATTGAAAACATTTTTTCCGGCTTAAATATTCATTTTGCATTAGAGATTATACATTAAACATCAGAGATTATTCATTATCCAAAAGTCCGAACAATAACCAATAGAATATTATCTTTGCAATCGTTTAAGAATACACACCTATGAATATTTCCTACAACTGGCTAAAACAATTTATCAAACTTCCGTGGGATGCTGAAAAAACCGGGGAACTCCTTACAAATCTCGGTCTCGAGGTAGAAGGAATTGAAGATTTTTCTTCTGTAAAAGGCGGTTTGGAAGGCGTTGTTGTTGGTCACGTGCTAGAATGTGAACCACACTCAAATGCCGATCGGTTAAAAGTCACCAAAGTTGATGTTGGGAATGGAGAAATCCTACAGATTGTCTGCGGCGCGGCAAATGTGGCCAAGGGACAAAAAGTTGCAGTTGCAGTTGTGGGTACAACCCTATATGATGCCGAAGATAAACCTTGGACTATCAATAAGGGAAAAATTCGTGGAGAAGTAAGTGAAGGAATGATATGTGCCGAGGATGAACTTGGTCTAGGAGATTCCCATGACGGAATAATAGTGCTCGATGCCAAACTTCAACCGGGAACCGCGGTTTCCAAAGTATTTGAAATTGAGAATGATAAAATATTTGAGATTGGTTTAACTCCCAATCGTTCGGACGCCATGAGCCATTGGGGTGTGGCACGCGATCTTCGCGCTGGCTTGCTCCGTCACGGAATTTCATCAAAAATCAATACTCCCTCTTCAAGCCGGTTCACAGTAGTGAGCCGCACCTTAAAAATCGATGTTAATATTGAAAATCCGCTTCTGGTACCGCGATATTGTGGCATCACCATTAGCGGAATTAAAGTTGGCCCCTCTCCTATTTGGCTTCAAAACAGACTTCGCTCCATAGGGCTTTCTCCCATTAACAATATTGTGGATGCGAGTAATTACGTACTACATGAATTGGGACAGCCACTCCACGTTTTTGATGTGGCGAAAATTGCAGGGAAAACCATTAACGTAAAAACACTACCAAATGGTACAAAATTTACAACCCTTGATGGGGTAGAAAGAGAATTAAGCGATGAGGACCTTATGATCTGCGATGGTGAAAAACCAATGTGTATTGCGGGAGTTTATGGCGGATTGAATAGTGGAGTGTCGGAAGAGACTACGAGTATTTTCGTGGAAAGCGCTTATTTTAATCCTGTTTGTATCCGAAAGACGGCCAAGAGACACGGTCTTAGCACCGATGCTTCTTTTCGGTTTGAAAGAGCTGTGGATCCAAATATTACCGATTACGTACTGCGCAGAGCGGCGATTTTAATAATTGAGGTTGCGGGAGGCCACGTAACCAGTGACTTGGTGGATCTATATCATAAGAAAATAGAGGACCATCAGGTATTTTTGAATTTTGAAAAAGCCAATAAGCTAATCGGTGAAGTAATTCCAAAGGAAACCATTCAGGAAATTCTTACTTCTCTTGAGATTAAAATCAATAACATGACTGAAACCGGTATCGGTATGAGCATTCCTCCGTATCGGAGCGATGTTACCCGTGACGTGGATGTGATTGAAGAGATTTTGAGAGTTTATGGCTATAACGAAATCAAGTTCAGCGAAAAACTCAATGCTTCAACCGCAACCGTTTTGCGAGGTGAAGATTATTCTGTTCAAAATACGATTGCCTCACAATTAACTGCACTTGGATTTCACGAGATGATGAATAATTCCTTGACCACTCCAAAGTACAGTGGGTTAAGCGAGTCGATAAAGGATAGCTTTAATGTAACGATGTTAAACCCTTTAAGCCAAGATCTTTCGGTATTGCGCCAGTCCATGCTTTTTTCAGGTTTAGAGACCATAGAGTACAACAGTAATCGGAAAAATAACGATTTGCGTTTGTTTGAATTCGGAAAAACATATCACTCTTTCCCAGGTGGTAGAACAGAAAAAAAGCATCTTTCTCTTTTTATTACCGGAAAGCGGATTGAAGAAAATTGGAGTGTTGTTGGAAGTAAAATAGAAAGTGATTTCTTCTTCGGAAAAGGAACGGTTTCCGTTATCTTAGAACGACTCGGGCTTAGCGGATATACTGAAGAAGGAATTGAAACAGATATTTTTTCTGAAGGACTTACCTTCCGAAGAAATAAAGAAGATCTTGTAGAATTCGGAATTATTAGAAAGTCCATCGCCAAAAAACTAGATGTTGATGCAGAAGTATTCTATGCGGATTTTAATTGGGAAGCCGTACTTAGACAAATTTCGAATAAAAACTTCAACTTGAAACCAATTCCGAAATTTCCAGGTACAGAGCGGGATTTCGCACTTTTGCTAGATGAATCTGTTCAGTTTCAGGATCTGAAAAAGGCTGCTCAAGGTATAGAGAAAAAGCTTCTAAAAGAAGTTACCCTATTCGATGTATATACAGGAAAAAACCTACCAGAGGGAAAAAAGAGTTATGCGATTAACTTTACTTTTCAAGATGAGCACAAAACCCTTACGGATACTCAGGTTGATAAAATAATGAATAAGTTGAAACACAAATTTGAGAGTGAATTTGGAGCGATACTGAGATAAGGTTCTCTCAAAATTCCTTCAGAAAATCCTCAGCAAAAACTGTTTTTAACCTTGCTATTAATTCCTCCGCGTTTTCTTTGCTGAAAACTAGCGGAGGTTTTATTTTCATAACATTGTGATCTGGACCGTCGATGCTCATAAGTATTCCCAATTGTTTCATTCTATTCATTAGATAATTTGTTTGTTCTGGAAGCGGTTCTTTGTTTGAATTGTTTAACTCAAATCCCAAAAACAGACCTTCTCCCCTAACATTTCCAATAATTGGAAAATCCTTTTGGAGTTTCAGTAATTCAAATTTTAAAAATCCACCCACATTCAAGGCATTTTCCTGAAGTTTCTCCTCTTCTATCACTTCTAAAACGGCTCTGCCAATTGCGCAGGAAACAGGATTTCCTCCAAAAGTGTTGAAATACTCCATTCCTGTATTAAATTTGGTTGCAACCTCTTCCGTACACGCAACAATTGCTAGAGGATGTCCATTTCCAGCAGGTTTTCCCATTGTTACAATATCTGGAAGCACCTCATAAAGTTCAAATGCCCAGAAAGTTTTTCCCATTCTACCAAAACCGGTCTGGACTTCATCTGCAATACAGATACCACCAGCATTTCGAACGTGTTTATAAACTTCCTGAAAATAGTTGGAAGGTGGCACAATTTGTCCGCCACAGCTTACCATGCTTTCACCGATAAATCCGGCAATTTCTTTCCCTTCAACTTTCAATCTTTGAATAATTTCCTTCGTGTGTGCTGCGTAATCTATTCCGCAATTTTCACCAGTATATTTTCCTCTAAATGAATCGGGCAAGGGAAGAACATGGGTGGTTTTAGGTTTTCCATTTCCTCCAAGGGCATCAAACTTATACGAACTCACGTCCATTGCAGCATTGGTATTTCCGTGGTATCCAACTTCTATAGCGATAAAATCCTCGTTTTTAGTTACGGTTTTCGCCATTCGCAATGCAAGTTCGTTTGCTTCGCTTCCTGAATTTACTATATGGATTACAGACAAATGTGGCGGCAATTTTTTTAATAACATTTCTGCGTATTGCACGATTTCCTCGTGAAGATATCGTGTATTCGTATTTAAAACGGCCATTTGGCGTTGGCCTGCCTGCACTACTTTTGGATGCTGGTGGCCTACGTGGTTAACATTGTTTACAGTGTCGAGATACTTTTGACCATCTTTATCAATTAAATAAACGCCTTCACCACGAACAATATGTAACGGCTTATCATAAGAGAGACTCAATCCTTTTCCCAAATGTTCTTTTCGGAATTCAAGAAGTTTATTTTCAGGAACCGGGTTTTCCAAAGCATTTAATTCCTCTTTGAAAATTAAATCCGGATCTGGGCAAATACTTTTCCAAACCGCTATTTCCGAAGGAAGGGCTACTCCGTTAAAATTCTCGTTATTGTCCAACAAATCCATTATAATCTGAAAATGCAGATGTGGCGCCCAATTGCCATTTTCTTGCGATTCTCCTATATAAGCGATAAGTTCTCCCTTGTTTACGGTCTGCCCTATTCTAGAAATTTGAAGTGAACTCATTGATAAATGCCCGTAAAGGGTATAGAAAACATTGCCTTCAAACTGATGTTCCAGAATAAGCATGGGACCATAATCCTTGTCGTAATTATTGTTGTGGGCAATTTTTACCTTGCCAGCAAATGGCGCATGAACTGGCGTTTTTGCAGATATCCAAAAATCCGTTCCCAAATGAACAGTGCGGTATCGCGGGCCATTATTACCTTCGGTTTTAAAAGCTGCCGTGGAATAAAAAGGTCGCGCTTCCAGATAACCGTTTAATACAATCGAATCTGGATGATGTTTTCGGAATTGCTGCAATTTAAGTTCCGAAACTTCAGGATCTGCATATTCGGCCAAATTGCCCAATAAAGTACTGCCCACACTCATATCCAGATTTGTGACCTTATCAAAATGAAGAGTAGGGAAAACCGTTTTCAGTGAAACCTGATTATTCTTTGCCCAGGCTGCAAACTTCCTTTCCAATGGATGTGCAGTCAGTCCACAAGCTTCTCTAAACGAATAAACCGCGAATTGTTCATTTATTTGAAACCATTTCTCTAATAATTCCCAAGCAGGTTTTTCGCTGATAACAAAATAATCTTCCTTGGGAAATTCCCGTTTCTTAATAGCGGCACTTACAACTGTGGTCACCAAACGCATTCCCACCAAGGTGTAGAGACATTCCAGTTCCTTTTCAGCGAATTTATACTTTTTATTATATTCGCTAATAACATCCAAGGCCGCAGAAAGTGGATCTGGCAGATCCATTATGGCATAAGCTAGAGCAATAGCTAGATCATTAACGGTCTGCGTGAAAACAGAATCCCCAAAATCAATAATTCCTGCGACCGTAGGATTGGAGTAATCTGGGGAAACTAGGATGTTGTAATCGTTTAGATCATTGTGGACTACACTTTTCGGAAGAGCTTTATATATTTCTTGTATTTGCGAAAATCTTCTTTGGAAATAAGTAACCATTTCACTTTCATTCCCTGAAAATCGTTTGACATGGCGATTGGTCCAGGCGGCATTTGCCAAATCCCAATCAAACTCACGATGCGCGCCGGGATGATCAAAATCCTGCAGTGCTTTTGTCAAATTCCCTGCAACCATTCCCAAATTTTTGCGCATATTATCCGTCCTTGGATTTGCAGTGGCCCAGAGCCGGCCGGGTATCCAAGTGAGCAAACGAACGGTTTTATCGTTAGAAATTTTAGAAAGCGCATTTCCGGTTTTGTCCAAAACGGATTTTGCAATTTGAAATGGCAATTCCTTATGGGAAAGATGTTCCAAAAGCTGGATTTGAAAATCCAGTCGCTCCGCATTGTCTTCCTTGGAAATTTTCATAAGAAACTTTTCTCCAGAATTGGTTTCCAATAAAAAATTCTCATCCACATAGCTGTTGAGCCTTGTGGCCAGGGCTTTGATTTTGAAATGTTCGAGAGCGATCTGGGAGGCTTTATGGGGGGACGTTTTCGACATAAACTAAAGAAATAAGTGAGGTACAAAATTACTCAAAATATGAATCTGCCGTTGTTTAGAATATGAGAAACATGCTTTTGGTCTGCAAGGAGTTTTTAAAATAGAACGTTAAAATTTTGCTAAACATAGCTCTGTATTTCAAGATGATTTTCCTGGGAAATCTTTTTTTTGTAATTTACAAATGAGATTCAGGACAATTCTTGGGAAAAACATGAATTATACTGCAATTTGATGCGTAAATTAGCTACTATCAACAAAAAACAAATACCGTCTCAAAAAGACTGACACTTTGCTCAAAAAAAATCATGAACAATAAAACTTGAATATTATGAAGTACATAAAATTACAATCAATATTTATATTTTGCCTAATCTTTTTGATCTCTTTTAGTTGTCAAGAAGAAAATTCAACTTTTGAGAAAGAGAATGAGGTTCAAAATAGCTTAAAACAAAATCCAATGCCCCATAACCCCATTGCAAATAAAGGGGTTATTACAAGAGACAACATTCAAAACAAAAAAGTAATGGAAGCATCCGATGGCGTGGTTTTTCTTTTTGATAAAAAAGAAACCCATTATAAAAATGTCATTACCATTTTACCCCATAGCCTTAAAGAGAGGAAAGCATTAGTTTCTTTTTTAAAAGAAGACAAAATCTCCTTTGTTTATACTTTGGAAGCAATTAGGTTTTCGAATTCAAAAAACGAAAGGCTTACTTTTGTAGTAAATAATAAGCAGGGAAGAGAATTTTATAAAAATCTCAATACTGATGAAAAGATTTACTTTTGTGATCAAATAGCGTATGCTAAGGATAATACATTTGTATTTGGAAAGTTTGAAAAAGATGCCATAAAGATTAAAGCCAATAGTTTGGTTAAAAATATGGCTTCGGTCAATACCGATACCTTTCTGAATAAGGGTATTGACGACGATGACTGCACAAGTGGTGGGGAGGGTTCTACCTCATGCACAATTGGAGATATTTATTCTAATTGTTCTGTATCTTGTGGAGATGGATATTATGCCTGTTGTGACGGAGGATCCAATGTATGTGACTGTAGGCCTGAAGATAAAGATACGGGATTGGAATAAGATGTTTGATATTCTTTTTTTTAAAATTTATTTC includes:
- a CDS encoding membrane or secreted protein — its product is MTKTILFLVCTFLSLGINAQSIIGAWEGAHTSEERGNLKSVLIVSEKHQSIAVYDADTGAFVSTNGGSWKLDGNTMTETVEFDSANPENVGREFSFEISLKDSTLEIPAMGITLKRIDDNTPGVLHGAWLMSGRNIEGKTELRDTDTPRKTMKILSGTRFQWIAYNTETKQFMATGGGTYTTEDGIYTENIEFFSRDNSRVGLQLQFDYEVQNGNWHHTGLSSKGDPIDEFWSPRK
- a CDS encoding DUF2157 domain-containing protein — translated: MSVQRDIPELLKAGIITPDTAEKIRQYYKSKDGSSSNRLFLAFGILGALLIGLGIILIIAHNWDELSTNTKTFFSFLPLVIAQIICAFVLVRKPTNKVWKESATTFLIFAIGACNSLISQIYHISGDLSSFLLIWLLLSLPLIYIMKSSMGALLYVMGITYYVMELRYFSYLNSDSHYYWLLLLAVLPQYFILFKKQPKSNFLIIENWLIPLSLTIALATVTSDSGSLIFIAYFSLFGLLYIIGNNSFFIDKSLRNNPYKVIGSIGTLILLFMASFQGFWTDLNGEKYSFGNLITTGEFWASLVISAGALLYLYKQQKGRSFRELPPFSIIFLLFIPIFILGYFSQIPVILINLIILVLSILTITEGARRGNLGILNFGLSIITVWIIIRFINSDLSFIIRGLLLMVIGLGFFIANYLMLKRRKKND
- a CDS encoding GDYXXLXY domain-containing protein yields the protein MTKKQILITAFIVVAMVQLLVPAKMIWDKENILKTGKEFKFEVAPVDPTDLFRGKYIILQFKENSFPVKSTEEWLEAKEVYVILKPDSEGFAKIQSISKVKPDDNKDYVKAKVDYLSGMYSKNITISYPFHKFYMEETKAPEAEWAYHESARDSTQNVYALVAIKKGEAVIKNVFIDGIPIKEVVERNREENHFN
- a CDS encoding c-type cytochrome translates to MKLISYLSLILLLISCKSEKRINTVEVAPPERGELSMDSQIFLGNRLFSEKKCITCHDVNRVKKGPSVKEIVAVYKEKDGDIVSFLKGNSKPIVATDPEQIAIMQENIEGFLKNISDVEMNSIATYMMHVDELYGN
- the pheT gene encoding phenylalanine--tRNA ligase subunit beta — translated: MNISYNWLKQFIKLPWDAEKTGELLTNLGLEVEGIEDFSSVKGGLEGVVVGHVLECEPHSNADRLKVTKVDVGNGEILQIVCGAANVAKGQKVAVAVVGTTLYDAEDKPWTINKGKIRGEVSEGMICAEDELGLGDSHDGIIVLDAKLQPGTAVSKVFEIENDKIFEIGLTPNRSDAMSHWGVARDLRAGLLRHGISSKINTPSSSRFTVVSRTLKIDVNIENPLLVPRYCGITISGIKVGPSPIWLQNRLRSIGLSPINNIVDASNYVLHELGQPLHVFDVAKIAGKTINVKTLPNGTKFTTLDGVERELSDEDLMICDGEKPMCIAGVYGGLNSGVSEETTSIFVESAYFNPVCIRKTAKRHGLSTDASFRFERAVDPNITDYVLRRAAILIIEVAGGHVTSDLVDLYHKKIEDHQVFLNFEKANKLIGEVIPKETIQEILTSLEIKINNMTETGIGMSIPPYRSDVTRDVDVIEEILRVYGYNEIKFSEKLNASTATVLRGEDYSVQNTIASQLTALGFHEMMNNSLTTPKYSGLSESIKDSFNVTMLNPLSQDLSVLRQSMLFSGLETIEYNSNRKNNDLRLFEFGKTYHSFPGGRTEKKHLSLFITGKRIEENWSVVGSKIESDFFFGKGTVSVILERLGLSGYTEEGIETDIFSEGLTFRRNKEDLVEFGIIRKSIAKKLDVDAEVFYADFNWEAVLRQISNKNFNLKPIPKFPGTERDFALLLDESVQFQDLKKAAQGIEKKLLKEVTLFDVYTGKNLPEGKKSYAINFTFQDEHKTLTDTQVDKIMNKLKHKFESEFGAILR
- a CDS encoding aminotransferase class III-fold pyridoxal phosphate-dependent enzyme; translation: MSKTSPHKASQIALEHFKIKALATRLNSYVDENFLLETNSGEKFLMKISKEDNAERLDFQIQLLEHLSHKELPFQIAKSVLDKTGNALSKISNDKTVRLLTWIPGRLWATANPRTDNMRKNLGMVAGNLTKALQDFDHPGAHREFDWDLANAAWTNRHVKRFSGNESEMVTYFQRRFSQIQEIYKALPKSVVHNDLNDYNILVSPDYSNPTVAGIIDFGDSVFTQTVNDLAIALAYAIMDLPDPLSAALDVISEYNKKYKFAEKELECLYTLVGMRLVTTVVSAAIKKREFPKEDYFVISEKPAWELLEKWFQINEQFAVYSFREACGLTAHPLERKFAAWAKNNQVSLKTVFPTLHFDKVTNLDMSVGSTLLGNLAEYADPEVSELKLQQFRKHHPDSIVLNGYLEARPFYSTAAFKTEGNNGPRYRTVHLGTDFWISAKTPVHAPFAGKVKIAHNNNYDKDYGPMLILEHQFEGNVFYTLYGHLSMSSLQISRIGQTVNKGELIAYIGESQENGNWAPHLHFQIIMDLLDNNENFNGVALPSEIAVWKSICPDPDLIFKEELNALENPVPENKLLEFRKEHLGKGLSLSYDKPLHIVRGEGVYLIDKDGQKYLDTVNNVNHVGHQHPKVVQAGQRQMAVLNTNTRYLHEEIVQYAEMLLKKLPPHLSVIHIVNSGSEANELALRMAKTVTKNEDFIAIEVGYHGNTNAAMDVSSYKFDALGGNGKPKTTHVLPLPDSFRGKYTGENCGIDYAAHTKEIIQRLKVEGKEIAGFIGESMVSCGGQIVPPSNYFQEVYKHVRNAGGICIADEVQTGFGRMGKTFWAFELYEVLPDIVTMGKPAGNGHPLAIVACTEEVATKFNTGMEYFNTFGGNPVSCAIGRAVLEVIEEEKLQENALNVGGFLKFELLKLQKDFPIIGNVRGEGLFLGFELNNSNKEPLPEQTNYLMNRMKQLGILMSIDGPDHNVMKIKPPLVFSKENAEELIARLKTVFAEDFLKEF